Below is a window of Myroides profundi DNA.
CATATTAGACTTAAGTGTATAAGTCCATTGCGCTATAGCATTAAGGCCAATATTACTTTCTAATGCAGAAGTTATCCACCAACCAATATTTCTTTCTTTAGCTAATTTTATCCATTCAAGACTACCTTTAAATCCTCCTATTAGACTTGGCTTTAAGATAATGTATTGAGGCATAATGTTATCTAAAAGAGCTGCCTTATCAGTATAGCTAGTAACACCTATTAATTCTTCATCTAAAGCTATAGGAAGTGGAGTTATTTTACATAATTCCTCCATTTTAGCTTCTTGATGTTGTTTTATAGGTTGTTCTATACTATGTAAATTTAATAAACTTAAGAGCTCTAGTTTAAACATAGCCTCTTCAGGATGAAAGCCTCCATTAGCATCTACTCTAAGTTCTATTTGTTCTGCAGAAAAATGTTTTCTTATGTATTTAAGTAAACCAAGCTCTTTATCGAAATCAATAGCGCCAATCTTTAACTTAACACAATTAAAGCCTTCTTTTAGCTTTTCATCTATCTGTTCTTTCATGAAGGCCTCCTCTCCCATCCATACTAAACCATTAATGGCTATAGCATCCTTATTGTCAGTAAAGTTAGAAGGAAATAAGATAAAGGGATTCTCACTTTCTAAAGAAAGAAAAGCTTGTTCTAGACCAAACTGTATAGACGGCCAATCTCTTAGTTCTTCCCAAAGTTTTTCTTGACCTAAATGAATATTCTCTACTGTCCACTGTAGTTTTTCTTCATAATCAGGTCTATCATCAAAACTAAGAGAGCGCAGTATACCGCACTCTCCTATTCCTATCTTATTATTTTCTTCTAATACAATATACCAAGTCTCTTTCTCTGTAAGAATTCCTCTAGAGGTACCAGAAGGTCTTTTGAATATTAAATTATATTTTTTATATCTAGCAGTCATAACTATAAAGTTAAGCTTTCTCCAATATTTAGAAGCATAAGATCTTTTCCTTTCTCAAAGAACTTACGTTTAGCTTCTTCATGATCTATCTCTATATATCCAAATGTATCAAAGTGGTATCCTAAGACTTTATCACATTTAACAAAGTCTGAAGCTACAACAGCCTCATCTATATCCATAGTGAAGTTACTTCCTATTGGCAAAATAGCTAAGTCTAGATTAGTAAACATAGGTATTAACTTCATATCCATAGTAAGGGATGTATCACCAGCTATATAGATATTCTTATTTTTACTTTCTATTACGAACCCACCAGGTTGTCCTCCATAACTTCCATCAGGAAAAGAACTAGAGTGGATAGCTGGAGTATATTTTAATTTTCCAAAGTCAAACATCCATGATCCTCCGTGGTTCATAGGGTGAGCCTGAAAACCTTTTGCTTCATAATGTCCTGCTATTTCTGCATTAGATACTATAACTGCCTCTGGATTATTCTTAGCTATACGTTCTACATCAGCTATGTGATCTCCATGAGCA
It encodes the following:
- a CDS encoding o-succinylbenzoate synthase — its product is MTARYKKYNLIFKRPSGTSRGILTEKETWYIVLEENNKIGIGECGILRSLSFDDRPDYEEKLQWTVENIHLGQEKLWEELRDWPSIQFGLEQAFLSLESENPFILFPSNFTDNKDAIAINGLVWMGEEAFMKEQIDEKLKEGFNCVKLKIGAIDFDKELGLLKYIRKHFSAEQIELRVDANGGFHPEEAMFKLELLSLLNLHSIEQPIKQHQEAKMEELCKITPLPIALDEELIGVTSYTDKAALLDNIMPQYIILKPSLIGGFKGSLEWIKLAKERNIGWWITSALESNIGLNAIAQWTYTLKSNMPQGLGTGALYTNNINAPLVVKNGALWYDDQLQWDDSILDN
- a CDS encoding metal-dependent hydrolase; amino-acid sequence: MDITYYGHACLGIKIEDINIIVDPFISGNPLPAAKGIDVDAIKVDYILITHAHGDHIADVERIAKNNPEAVIVSNAEIAGHYEAKGFQAHPMNHGGSWMFDFGKLKYTPAIHSSSFPDGSYGGQPGGFVIESKNKNIYIAGDTSLTMDMKLIPMFTNLDLAILPIGSNFTMDIDEAVVASDFVKCDKVLGYHFDTFGYIEIDHEEAKRKFFEKGKDLMLLNIGESLTL